The Malus domestica chromosome 06, GDT2T_hap1 genome has a segment encoding these proteins:
- the LOC114825651 gene encoding BTB/POZ domain-containing protein At5g41330-like, giving the protein MLKFMPPAANSGLPRNGYKHTKSESNIATIDVGGQLFQTTKQTLNLAGPDSLFSRISELASAQLAPPFMDRDPELFSILLSLLRTGNLPSKAKSLDLQDLIFESQFYGIETFLMNSLSNPSHFDAFNLEKSLILPLNGRDSPSSIATTPFGSVHVAHGSKITSFDWSLRKKSTILTQFTAVDSMLAISPRTAVLGATDFSGLQILDLENGFVKDTLNWENVTRSGSTVQAIGSSPEFLFSSFESVRRNSNSIMMYDLNSLSPVNEIGHYEIYGAEINSAIPATKLNWVSGYGLLMASGSHSGPSGVLGNIRFWDTRSGNVVWEIQEKVDCFSDVTVSDNLSSIFKIGVNTGGMFFADLRNMGAENPWVSLGETKKVVNGKKEGSGCKIESHGSQVFCSKGGNVELWSEVVVGSKNSKNGTEVERLFRKNLMGRMKDMGGSRITNMAFGGNKMFMTRKDQQTVEVWQNSARGF; this is encoded by the coding sequence ATGCTCAAGTTCATGCCGCCTGCCGCCAATTCGGGGCTTCCCAGAAACGGGTATAAGCATACCAAGTCGGAGTCCAACATCGCTACCATAGACGTTGGCGGCCAGCTCTTCCAGACAACCAAGCAAACCCTGAACCTTGCCGGGCCGGACTCGCTCTTCTCCCGGATTTCCGAGTTGGCCTCAGCTCAACTCGCTCCGCCTTTCATGGATCGAGATCCGGAGCTCTTCTCGATCCTCCTCTCGCTTCTCCGAACAGGTAATTTGCCCTCAAAGGCAAAATCCCTTGACCTCCAGGACCTAATTTTCGAATCCCAATTTTATGGCATCGAAACGTTTCTGATGAATTCGCTGTCGAACCCATCGCATTTCGATGCTTTTAACCTCGAAAAGTCTTTGATTTTGCCCTTGAACGGCAGAGACTCGCCGTCGTCGATTGCCACGACGCCGTTTGGTTCTGTCCATGTTGCTCACGGCAGCAAAATCACGTCTTTTGATTGGTCGCTGAGGAAAAAGTCGACGATTTTGACCCAATTCACCGCCGTCGATTCGATGCTGGCGATATCGCCGAGGACGGCCGTGTTGGGAGCCACCGACTTCTCGGGGCTTCAAATTCTTGACCTTGAAAATGGGTTTGTGAAGGATACTCtgaattgggagaatgtgactCGGTCCGGGTCAACAGTACAAGCAATTGGGTCATCGCCTGAGTTTCTCTTTTCTAGTTTTGAATCAGTTCGGAGGAACTCGAATTCAATTATGATGTATGATTTGAATAGCTTGAGCCCTGTTAATGAGATTGGTCATTACGAAATTTATGGTGCCGAGATTAACTCAGCAATACCGGCCACGAAACTGAATTGGGTTTCGGGTTATGGTCTGTTGATGGCGTCCGGGTCTCACAGTGGACCTTCAGGAGTTTTGGGCAACATTAGATTTTGGGATACTAGGTCTGGCAATGTAGTTTGGGAGATACAAGAGAAAGTTGATTGCTTTTCCGATGTCACGGTTTCAGATAACTTGTCATCAATATTCAAGATTGGTGTGAATACAGGCGGGATGTTCTTTGCGGATTTGAGAAACATGGGTGCGGAGAATCCATGGGTTTCTCTTGGCGAAACGAAGAAAGTAGTAAATGGGAAGAAGGAAGGTTCCGGGTGCAAGATTGAAAGTCATGGAAGCCAAGTCTTCTGTAGCAAGGGAGGAAATGTAGAGCTATGGTCAGAGGTTGTGGTGGGCTCTAAGAACAGTAAAAATGGGACAGAGGTGGAAAGGCTCTTTAGGAAGAATTTAATGGGGAGAATGAAGGATATGGGCGGTTCCAGGATAACAAACATGGCTTTCGGAGGGAATAAGATGTTCATGACCAGGAAGGATCAGCAAACTGTTGAGGTCTGGCAGAATTCAGCTCGAGGTTTTTGA